ACTGCGCCATGCTCATTGGGAAAAAACTGGAAAGCCCGGGGCAATAACGCGGAACGGCAACCTCGGGGGCTAAAGCCAGAGTCAGTGTGGTCCTTAACGGCACGGCTGAAGCCGTGCCCTTCCAAAACCTGTTTGCCGAAGAGGCTCTGAAAGGCTTGTGTCGAAGGTATGAAGCGCGTCGTGGCAGCCCTCATCGTAAAGGACAGCAAGCTGCTGGTGTGTCAGCGCACGCGCCACCAGACGATGCCGTTGAAGTGGGAGTTCCCCGGCGGAAAAATTGAAGAAGGAGAACAGCCGCGCGACGCGCTGCGCCGCGAACTGGAAGAGGAACTCGGCATCCTGGCGACGATCGGCGATGAGGTCAAGCGGATTCAGCATGAGTATCCCAATGGAGGAATGGTGGAGTTGCGCTTCTTCATTGTCCGGGAATTTCGGAGGGAACTCGAGAACAGGATTTTCAAGGACATCCAGTGGGCCGATCCCAAGAGCTTGCCCTCGTTCGATTTTCTGGAAGCCGATCTGACGCTGGTGCGGGAGCTGGCCGCGGGTAGGCTACTGTAACAGCAGGCGTCAGACCTCGGACCTCAGACCTCGGGACTTGGGTTACAGTGCGGGGTTATACGTCGCTTCAAGTTCTCTACGATGGCGCCACCATCAGCGCTGCCGACAGCACGATCATGATCACAGTGGTCGCCCAAGCCACTATATTAAACAGGCGAGTATTGACGTACTCTCCCATCAGTTCTTTTTTGTTGATCAGCAGAAGCATGAAAATCATCACAAAGGGCAGAACGATTCCGTTCAAAGCCTGCGATCCCACGGCGATTCGGAAGGCTTGCTGCTTGGGGATGACGAGAACCACCGCTCCGCCGGCCACGATCAGAAGCGTGTAGAGCCAATAGAAAGCGGGAGCCTCGCTGAACTTCATACCCACGCCCGATTCAAAACCCAGGCCTTCGCACACGGTATAGGCGGTGGAAAGGGGCAGGATCGAGGCGGCAAACAGAGACGCATTGAAAAGTCCTACGGCGAAAAGCATGTAGGCGTAGTCTCCGGCGAGCGGTTTGAGCGCCTGGGCGGCATCGGCGGCGAACTTGATGTCGCGGAAGCCGTGGAGATAGAGCGTAGCGGCACAGGCCACGATAATGAACCAGGCCACGATGTCGGTGAAAACACATCCGGTGATCACGTCCAGGCGGGAAGCCTGGAAGCCACGTTTGGTGACGCCTTTCTCCACCACGGAGGCTTGCAGGTAAAACTGCATCCAGGGGGCAATCGTGGTTCCGATGACACTGATCAGCATGAACAGGTAGGCCTGATCGCGAAAAGCATGCGCTGACGGGGGTTTGATGGTCGCGAGAGCGGCGTCTTTCCACAACGGATGGGCAAGGGCTCCGGCAAAAATGTAGGTCACGTAGAAAAAAGATGCGGCCAGGAAAATCTTTTCCACGCTCTTGTATTGCCCCTTGACCACGATGAGCCAGACGATCACCCCGCATACGGGCACCGTGATGAACTTCGACAATCCGAATAATTCCAGGCTGGTCGAGATGCCGATGAATTCGGTGACCACGTTGCCGAAGTTGGTGATGAGGATGCCGATCATCATGAGGAAGGTGATGCGCAGGCCGAATTCCTCGCGGATGAGATCGCTGAGCCCTTTGCCGGTGACCGCACCCATGCGGGCGCACATCTCCTGCACCACGATCAGCGCGAGCGTAACTGGGATCATGGTCCAGAGAAGGAGATAACCGAATTGCGCGCCCGCCTGCGAATAGGTGAGAATGCCGCCAGCGTCGTTATCGACGTTGGCAGTAATGAACCCCGGACCGACGACGGCGAGGAACATCAGGATTCGGGTTCTGGAGCGCTTGAAGACCTTCATGGGCACTTATCGCAGACATATGGATGGAACTGGCAGCAGCTCCGAACGACGCCACAGGATAAATGCAGGCGGCGAATCTGGCCAAAGAAAAAGTGGTGGGAACTGACGTCTTTTTGTGCTCGAGGGTTGGAATCAGTGAGCTAGGCGGAGTTTGTCGCTATCCCCGCCGGCGAGCAGGCCACGCCTTAGCCTAGTGTGGATCGATTTCCATTTCATCATCCCTCCTTTCGCTGCCCGACTCCTCTCCACTCGACTCGGAAGACTCATCGGATGGTACAAAGTCGCTGTCTTGATCATCATCCATGTGCGCAAGCGCAGCAGCTAGAGCGGCTTGTTGATCATTGAGGCGTGCTCTCTTGGCGAATCTCGCAGCGGGAGTGTCTTCACTGCCCTCAGCAGTGACCGAATATGTAATTGGCGGACCCGATTCCTGAGAGTCGCTCCTCCGCTTCCCGCCTCCAGTCGCAGTCGCCGAAGCGATTTTGGGATTGTACTGAGGATCCTGTCCGCCCTTCACGAACCCGCTTGCGTCCCTAACCTCACCTTTCTTATTTCTCACCATCTTCTGTCGCCAATCGCCGTAGGGCTCCCAGTGCTTCCCTAAGCTTCTTTTCTCCACCTGAAACGCAATTCGTAAGAACAGTTGGTCGTCGACATCGCTCCGTTGCGGTGAATCGTCATACATGACCATCTCCTCGAACGGCTTTCCGGTCTTCATGTCGACCTTCGTTACCTTGACCGTATAGTGGTTCGGGACGCAAAGACGCTTCAAAAGCGCTCCTTTGTCGGAGCCAGTTTTTAGAGGGGCGATATTGAGATAGCCGACAGAACAATGGAACAGTACGTGATATTGGTTCTTCTTTCTACTCAGCCCGTCTTCCGCGAGTTTCCTTATCCTCTTCTCCATCTGGCTCCACTCGCCACAACCCTGCCATTTTGCCCACTGCGGAACAATGTTCTCAGGAATGTCCGGCCCTCCTAATTGGAGAGCCAAAATGTGCCCCTTCTCAATATCGATGATTCCCTGATTGGAGTGATTGATTCCCGTTTCGGGGTCATAGCGGTAGGCCGAGGGAACGACTTGAGCCATGCTCACGCGTAACCCGCAAATAGGTTCTGGAGCGGGAGGACGGCCCGCGGTTCCATTTGGATACACTCTGCCAAAGACGCTGGTTGGACGAACTCTTCGCCCCCACTGATGGATTTCATCAAATGTGATTGTCACAGAACCGAATTCAACGGGTCTTTGTTTACCGTCGAACATTTCCATTGTCACATGATCTGGGGGCATCGTAGTTTCCTTACGAGCAACGTAAGTCCAAGCAAGATAGCACGTAGGAGCATCACCTCGCTCAATAACAGCAATCGTGGTAGCGGGTCGCTTGACTGACCCACTAGCGCACTTGGGTACGCTTTACGCTGCTCTGAAATTCCCACCTAAGACTGACCGCTCCCTCAACCGTAGTGTTGGGTCGGATGCTGCTTTCTCATCCCTCGCACCGTGCAACAGAGACTCCAGTTCCATGCAGACTCCCGCCCGATATCGTCAAGCCCCGGTCGCGGTTGGAGCCTTCGAGGTCCAACAATTACAATCTTGGTTTACTCCCCTCTGCGGCGGCGAATCGCGACAGCAAATCGGGTGGTCTGGCGTCTAGACCGAAGACCGAACTTCTGCAACCCAAAACCCACTGCTACAGTTTCGCCCGCAGCATACTGATCACGTCATCCGAAGTAATGACGCCGGTCAACTTGTTGTGCGCATCGACGACGGGAAGAGTCTGGAGATTGTATTTGTCGAAGAGTTCCGCGACGTCGTTTTCGCTGGCGCCCTGGCGGGCGAGGACGAGCGGTTCTTGCATCAGCGATAGCATGGGGGTTGTCGAGTCGGCGAGCACGAGTCTGGCCAGCGGAACTGCACCAGCGAGCGTGCCGTGCGAATCCACGAGGTAGATGGTGCTGACGGCTTCGACTCCGCCTTCGAATTCGCGCATAGAATCGACGGCATTTTGCACGGTCGCGGTCACCGGCAGGGCGAGGAACTCGGTGGTCATGCGGCCCGCAGCGGTCTGTTCGTGGTGCTCGAGCAGTTCGACCACTTCCTGCTGTGCTTCCGGTTCCATCTGCACGAGAATCTGTTCGGTGCGCTCCTCCGGAAGATCTGCCAGCAGGTCGGCGGCCGCGTCGGGATTCATCTCGCCAACGATATCGGCGGCCTTCTCCGAATCGAGCGACTCGACAATCGCTTTCTGAACCCTCGGGTTGACCTCTTCCAGGGCTTCGGCGGCGGTCTCTTCGTCCAGGGATTGGAACACGGCCTGACGCTCATCGGGGGCGAGATCTTCGACGATGTCAGCGATGTCGGCGGGATGCAGCTTCGAAAGGCCTTCGTAGGCAATTTTCAGCTTCACCCGGCGGGCGGGATCGGTCTCAATGACATCGATGAACTTCCACGGAATGCTGCGCGGAGGAATCCTAATCAGTAGAGCGTGCAAAGCCGTTTTAGGCGCAACTCCGCGCAGCAAGCGCCGGACTGCGCCGCGCGCCCCTACGTCGACTGACTGAACGCGCAGTATGGGATTGGTGACGGGATGGACGCGGTCGACTTCCTGAGCTTTAGCCTCTTGGGCTTTGGCATCTTGGGCTTTGGCATCTTGGGCTTTAGCGTCGGCCTTGCCGTTGCCTTTATCGTTGCCTTTATCGATAGCTTTATCGCCGGGAGGATCGACCTGAAGGTCGACGTCGTTGACGCGTACGACCTTGCGTCCGTTGATGTCGATGACCTGTTGATCAAGGAGATCGCGCTCGAGCAAAAACAGGCCTTCAGTGCCGTTCTCGGTGGGCCACTCGGCGGCGGGAGTCGAAGTTCGAATGCCGCCGTTGATCTCCGAGACGTTGGCGAGCTGAAGAATGCGGTTCCCTGATTTTGTCTTTACGATCAGCGACGAGATGCGAGAACGGTCCTCCTGAGGAGCGAGCGCAACCTCGCGCACCCGTCCGGACGCGCCAGAGGGGTCATACACCGTGGCGCCCAGCAGTTCGCTCAGGGCAAGAGTCAGCATCCCGCCTAGAGAATAACGAAGTCGCGTGCTATGTGGAATGAAAATCGAAAGGCGCGTCGGGCGTCAGACCTCGGACCTCAGACCCCGGAGCTTGGACTAAGAAAGCCACACGATCGGCCACCCCTGATGGAGAACTGGCGATCTTTCGCACCGTATAATGGTTAGGGCGTGCGCCACATCTTCGACATTATCGGGCAGACCTTCCGGGCACTGTGGGCGCATAAGCTGCGCTCGTTTCTGACTATGTTCGGCATTGCGTGGGGCGTTGGATCCCTGCTGTTGCTGGTTGGGCTCGGCGAGGGGTTTCGCTCGGGGAATCGCAAACAGTTCGACTCCATCGGCGAGAACGTGATGTTCATCTGGTCGGGACGCGCGCCGGCCGTACAGGGCAGTTTCACTGCGTTGCGGCAGTATTATCTGACTTATCGGGATTACGAAGACATCCTGCGGGAATGCCCCAGCGTCGGGGCAGCCGCTCCGGCAATTACGCGGAACGATATTCGTGCGGTGAGCGAATTTTTCCAGGCAAGCGGGCAGATTGCAGGTGTGCCGGCCAACTACAACAAAATCCGCAATCTTCCGCTCAGTGATGGGCGCTGGCTCAATGATATGGATGATGTGCAGCATCGCGCTGTGATCGTCATCGGCGATGAAGTCCGGCGCACACTGTTCGCGGGCCGACCGGCGGTGGGGGCGAGCATTCTGCTGAACGATGTCAGCTTCGAAGTGGTGGGCACGCTGCAAAAAATCGGGCACGGCGACAACATGAATCAGAATCTCAAGAGTTTTGTGCCCTTTCACACCATGCAAGACTACTTTCGCCCATTGAACACGGGAACCGGGACGGATACGATTTCATTGATCAATTACCAGCCCAAGTCGCGTGCCGTGCACGAGGCGGCGCAACAGGAAGTTCACAAAGTTATTGCCCGCAACCACGGCTTCGACCCGAATAATCCTGACTCTTTCGATGAATGGGACACCATCAAGACGGTGGACACGGTCGGCAAAATCTTTGACGCGATGAATATGTTTCTGGGCAGCGTGGGACTGGTCACGCTGGCGCTGGGCGCGATTGGAATCATTAACATCATGCTGGTCGCGGTCGCCGACCGAACCCGCGAGATTGGATTGCGCAAGGCTGTCGGCGCAACCAACACCAGCATTATGTTCCAGTTTTTTGTGGAGGGAGCTTTCCTGACGCTGCTGAGTGGTGGCATTGGCATCGCAGGAGCGGCGGGACTGATGGCTTTGCTCGCGGGAGTTGATCTTGGAGGAGGATTTGATCCGCCCAAACTGGTCGCCTCAACCGCAGCTCTGGCAGTGGTTTCGTTGGGAGTGGCGGGCATAGCCGCAGGACTGTATCCGGCTCGGCGCGCGGCCATGCTGGAACCCGTGGAGGCTCTCCGCAAGGAATAGGCATGCACCGCGACCTGCTCATTCAAGCATACTCGGCGATGCGCCACGACCTGCGTCGCACTCTGCTCACCATGGCGGGAATGGCCTGGGGCATAGCGACGGTGGTGCTACTGCTCTCGTATGGCAACGGCTTCGGGAAAGCGATTGAGACAATCTTTGAGAGCTTCGGAGCGACGGCAGTAGGAGTCTTCCCGGGACGAACTTCGCAGCAGGCCGGGGGCGGAAAAGCCGGAGTGCAGGTTCGTTTCACTAACGACGACATCGAACTCCTGCGCAACAATGTCCCTCTTTGCCGCCATGTGGTGCGCGAAGCCGACAAGCAGTCCACGGTGCAGAATGACAACCGGTCATTTACGTTCACGGTGATGGGGCTTGACCCTTCGATCCAGGCGATTTGGAATCTCGACATTGCGGAAGGGCGATTTCTGAACGATGCGGACAACATGCAGCACGGGCTGTATGCGGTGATCGCCTCGGAAGCGCGCGAGAAGCTTTTCTCGGGCATGCCGGCCGTGGGGGAGTCGATCCGCATCGACGGCGTGACCTTTGAAGTGATCGGCGTGGGCGCGCCGCGCATGCAGGAAGGCGACAACGATAACAATCGCGTTGTCTACATTCCCTATAACTCGATGGATGTGCTGAAGGACAATCATTATCTCGACGGCATCTGGATGGACTCGGCAGGGCTCGACCACGACAAACTGGAACGGACCATTCGGGAAACGCTGGGCGCGGCGCACAACTTTAAGCCCGGCGACCAACGCGCGGTTTTCGTCTTCGATGCGCAGAAGCAGTTGTCGCAATTCGGCATCATCACGCTAGCTCTGAAAGTTCTGCTGGCGTTTATCGGGACGGTTACGCTTGGCATTGGCGGCGTGGGCCTCATGAATATCATGCTGGTGTCGGTCACACAGCGCACGCGCGAAATCGGTGTGGAAAAGGCGCTGGGGGCGCGGCGCCATCACATTCTTTTCCAGTTCCTGTCAGAAGCCATGGTGATCACGGCGGCGGGCGGGGTGATGGGAATTCTGCTCTCCTATGCGGTATCGATTGGAGCCGGCCGCATCACGTTTTACAGCGCAATGGCAAAACATGCGGAGGCCGCGGACATTCGCCTGATTGTTTCGCCCATGATTCTGATCGTGGCAACGTCGATCCTGGCGGTGGTGGGCGTGATCAGCGGAATGGTTCCTGCTCTGCGCGCGGCGAATCTGGATCCAATAGAAGCTCTACGCTACGAGTAAACTCATGTGGTCGCGGCCGCCTCGGCCGCGAACGGAATCGCAAATGATCGGGCCGCTTCTAGAATCGGGTTAGAATCACAGCGCCAATGTCCGACGACATACTGAGCTTGTCTCCACCTCCGGCCGACGCGCGCCTGGCCTATGGTCCAGACGCGAACCAATTCCTCGACTTGCGTCTACCATCGGTCAGCCCAAAAAAGACGTCGCCATTCCCGCTGGTGATTAACATCCATGGGGGCTTCTGGCGCGCGAAATACAATCTCGATCATGCCGGGCACTTATGCGCCGCGCTCACCGAGAAGGGATTGGCGACAGCGAACGTGGAATATCGGCGGGTGGGCAACGCGGGCGGAGCGTGGCCCGGCACATTCGCCGACATCCGCGCGGCCTATCAATTCCTGTTGCAAAATGCGCAGCGCCAGAATCTGGATGCGAAAACGGTCATCATTATGGGACACTCCGCCGGGGCCCAGCTTGCGCTTTGCCTGGCTGCGCATGAACCGAGCGTGACGCGGGTCGTCTCGCTGGCCGGGGTGGTTGACCTGCGACGCGCTAACCAACTCGACCTGAGCAATGATGCCGTGGTCGAGTTTCTGCGCGGGACTCCTGGCGAAGTGCCTGACCATTATCGCGAAGCGGACCCGATGGAGTTATCGATTCCGCAGGCGCGGCAGTGGCTGATTCACGGCTCCGCCGATGAAGAAGTTCCCCCCGATTTCAGCCGCCGTTACGTCGCCATTAAACAGGAGCGCTCCGGCAAAGAAAAAGAAGACACGCGCCTGCTGGAGATTTCCGGAGCAGGACATTATGACCTTATCGATCCGCGAAGCCTCGCCTGGAAGCAAGTTGAGGACGCTGTGCTGCATCTGGCTGCGACATAATTCTGCCGTTATCGAGATTCTGGTCATTCCGAGCAAAGCGAGGAACCTGCTTTTCGGCGGCTGATACCTGAACACTCCGCGATAAACTCGATCCCGAATCCCTTATAATCTTCCGTCATACCAGGTCAACTCCAAGAGGAAGCCTTTGCCCTTCGACGACCTTCGACAGTGGATCGCGGCGCTGGATCGCGCCGGCCAACTCAAGCGCATCCAGGCCGAAGTTGACCCCATTCTCGAGATTGCCGAAATCACCGATCGGGTCTCCAAAAGCCGCGATGCAAAGGGCGTTTCCGGCGGTCCCGCTCTTCTGTTCCAGAATGTTAAAGGCCACTCCGGCTCCCAGGTGCTGATCAATCAATTTGGCTCTGACGCGCGCATGAAGCTGGCGCTGGGAGTGAATTCGTTCGATGAAGTCGCGGGGCGCATCCGGATGTTTATGGATGTGAAATCCCCGCAGGGATTTCTCGACAAGCTGAAAATGCTTCCGCTGCTGACCGAAGCCGGGAAGTTTTTTCCGCGCACCGTGCCGACCGGACCATGCAAGGAAGTGATCAAACGCGACAATTTTTCTTTGCTCGATTTCCCCATCTTGCAGTGCTGGCCGAAGGATGCGGGGCGATTTATCACTCTGCCGTGCGTCACCACGCGCGACCCGAGGTCGGGCAAGCGCAACGTCGGCATGTATCGCATGCAGGTCTACGACGAGCGCACCACGGGGATGCACTGGCAGCGCCAGAAAGTTGGGGCTGAGCATGCCCGCGAGCGCATGCGCGCAGCCGTCGACGGAAAGTCAATGGCGGTCGACATCATGGCGCGCACCTCCGGTGGCAGTGTTCTTGTGGAAGGCGAGCGCCCCTCTGGAAAAATGGAAGTTGCCGTCGCCATTGGTACCGATCCCGCGATGACTTTTTCTGCGATCGTTCCAGCGCCGCCGGAGATTGAGGAATATCTGATCGCCGGCTTTCTGCGCGGAGCGCCGGTCGATCTGGTGAAGTGCGAGACCGTCGACCTCGAAGTGCCGGCGTCGAGCGAGATTGTTCTCGAGGGCCACGTTTATCTCGACGAACTGCGCACGGAAGGCCCGTTCGGCGACCACACCGGCTTCTACTCGCTCGAAGATCTTTATCCGGTTTTTCACGTGAGTTGCGTGACGCATCGCAAGGATCCG
Above is a window of Candidatus Sulfotelmatobacter sp. DNA encoding:
- a CDS encoding alpha/beta hydrolase fold domain-containing protein gives rise to the protein MSDDILSLSPPPADARLAYGPDANQFLDLRLPSVSPKKTSPFPLVINIHGGFWRAKYNLDHAGHLCAALTEKGLATANVEYRRVGNAGGAWPGTFADIRAAYQFLLQNAQRQNLDAKTVIIMGHSAGAQLALCLAAHEPSVTRVVSLAGVVDLRRANQLDLSNDAVVEFLRGTPGEVPDHYREADPMELSIPQARQWLIHGSADEEVPPDFSRRYVAIKQERSGKEKEDTRLLEISGAGHYDLIDPRSLAWKQVEDAVLHLAAT
- a CDS encoding (deoxy)nucleoside triphosphate pyrophosphohydrolase, which codes for MAALIVKDSKLLVCQRTRHQTMPLKWEFPGGKIEEGEQPRDALRRELEEELGILATIGDEVKRIQHEYPNGGMVELRFFIVREFRRELENRIFKDIQWADPKSLPSFDFLEADLTLVRELAAGRLL
- a CDS encoding ABC transporter permease; translation: MRHIFDIIGQTFRALWAHKLRSFLTMFGIAWGVGSLLLLVGLGEGFRSGNRKQFDSIGENVMFIWSGRAPAVQGSFTALRQYYLTYRDYEDILRECPSVGAAAPAITRNDIRAVSEFFQASGQIAGVPANYNKIRNLPLSDGRWLNDMDDVQHRAVIVIGDEVRRTLFAGRPAVGASILLNDVSFEVVGTLQKIGHGDNMNQNLKSFVPFHTMQDYFRPLNTGTGTDTISLINYQPKSRAVHEAAQQEVHKVIARNHGFDPNNPDSFDEWDTIKTVDTVGKIFDAMNMFLGSVGLVTLALGAIGIINIMLVAVADRTREIGLRKAVGATNTSIMFQFFVEGAFLTLLSGGIGIAGAAGLMALLAGVDLGGGFDPPKLVASTAALAVVSLGVAGIAAGLYPARRAAMLEPVEALRKE
- a CDS encoding ABC transporter permease; protein product: MHRDLLIQAYSAMRHDLRRTLLTMAGMAWGIATVVLLLSYGNGFGKAIETIFESFGATAVGVFPGRTSQQAGGGKAGVQVRFTNDDIELLRNNVPLCRHVVREADKQSTVQNDNRSFTFTVMGLDPSIQAIWNLDIAEGRFLNDADNMQHGLYAVIASEAREKLFSGMPAVGESIRIDGVTFEVIGVGAPRMQEGDNDNNRVVYIPYNSMDVLKDNHYLDGIWMDSAGLDHDKLERTIRETLGAAHNFKPGDQRAVFVFDAQKQLSQFGIITLALKVLLAFIGTVTLGIGGVGLMNIMLVSVTQRTREIGVEKALGARRHHILFQFLSEAMVITAAGGVMGILLSYAVSIGAGRITFYSAMAKHAEAADIRLIVSPMILIVATSILAVVGVISGMVPALRAANLDPIEALRYE
- a CDS encoding CBS domain-containing protein gives rise to the protein MLTLALSELLGATVYDPSGASGRVREVALAPQEDRSRISSLIVKTKSGNRILQLANVSEINGGIRTSTPAAEWPTENGTEGLFLLERDLLDQQVIDINGRKVVRVNDVDLQVDPPGDKAIDKGNDKGNGKADAKAQDAKAQDAKAQEAKAQEVDRVHPVTNPILRVQSVDVGARGAVRRLLRGVAPKTALHALLIRIPPRSIPWKFIDVIETDPARRVKLKIAYEGLSKLHPADIADIVEDLAPDERQAVFQSLDEETAAEALEEVNPRVQKAIVESLDSEKAADIVGEMNPDAAADLLADLPEERTEQILVQMEPEAQQEVVELLEHHEQTAAGRMTTEFLALPVTATVQNAVDSMREFEGGVEAVSTIYLVDSHGTLAGAVPLARLVLADSTTPMLSLMQEPLVLARQGASENDVAELFDKYNLQTLPVVDAHNKLTGVITSDDVISMLRAKL
- a CDS encoding UbiD family decarboxylase — its product is MPFDDLRQWIAALDRAGQLKRIQAEVDPILEIAEITDRVSKSRDAKGVSGGPALLFQNVKGHSGSQVLINQFGSDARMKLALGVNSFDEVAGRIRMFMDVKSPQGFLDKLKMLPLLTEAGKFFPRTVPTGPCKEVIKRDNFSLLDFPILQCWPKDAGRFITLPCVTTRDPRSGKRNVGMYRMQVYDERTTGMHWQRQKVGAEHARERMRAAVDGKSMAVDIMARTSGGSVLVEGERPSGKMEVAVAIGTDPAMTFSAIVPAPPEIEEYLIAGFLRGAPVDLVKCETVDLEVPASSEIVLEGHVYLDELRTEGPFGDHTGFYSLEDLYPVFHVSCVTHRKDPIYATTIVGKPPQEDAYMGKAVERVFLPLMKLTIPELVDVNLPVEGIFHNLMIVSIKKSYPGQARKVMNAIWSLGQAMFTKCIIVVDEDVDVQDIADVTLKVLNHIDPERDIQFTLGPIDSLDHASRLPNFGSKMGVDATRKWASEGFTRPWPDEIVMDAKTKAVVDSKWKALAKELGIE
- a CDS encoding divalent metal cation transporter; translation: MKVFKRSRTRILMFLAVVGPGFITANVDNDAGGILTYSQAGAQFGYLLLWTMIPVTLALIVVQEMCARMGAVTGKGLSDLIREEFGLRITFLMMIGILITNFGNVVTEFIGISTSLELFGLSKFITVPVCGVIVWLIVVKGQYKSVEKIFLAASFFYVTYIFAGALAHPLWKDAALATIKPPSAHAFRDQAYLFMLISVIGTTIAPWMQFYLQASVVEKGVTKRGFQASRLDVITGCVFTDIVAWFIIVACAATLYLHGFRDIKFAADAAQALKPLAGDYAYMLFAVGLFNASLFAASILPLSTAYTVCEGLGFESGVGMKFSEAPAFYWLYTLLIVAGGAVVLVIPKQQAFRIAVGSQALNGIVLPFVMIFMLLLINKKELMGEYVNTRLFNIVAWATTVIMIVLSAALMVAPS